DNA from Dehalococcoidia bacterium:
TCGCGCGCCGGGGTACCCCCAGCCGGGCGAGCGCCTCGCCTTCCAACGCTGTCTGGACGAAGACCGCGTCAGCGCGGCGCATCAAGTCGATCTGGTGAGGGAGGGTGTAGTGGCGGCGGATCTCCCAATCCTCGGGACGGCCGAGGTGAGCGAAAGGGGTGACGAGGAACGGGATGCCCTGCCGCGCCGCGAACCGTTGCGCCCAGATCATCAGGGAGTCGTACGGCGCGCAGCCGGCATGGACGAGATCGAACCGCGCGCGTTCCCAGCGCGCTCGCCACGCTAAGCTGGGGACGAACGGCGTCAGCGACGCAATTGTCCGCAGCAGCGGGAGGGTCCCCGGCAGCGGCGCGAGCGTGATCGCCAGCCAGCGCAGCCGGTGATACGTTGCGGCGGTCGGCCCGAGGCGCCGAACCCGCGCCCGCCAGACCGGGATGCCGTTCACCCGCTCCTCGCCCGCGGGAAGCGCAGGGGCGCTCGGCGACCAAAACCGCTCGATCTCCAGCGCGTCGGTCGTCCAGACAGTCACCTCATGACCGCGCGCCGCTAGCCGCTCCGATAGCTGCTGAAAGACGAGCTCTGAGCCGCCGATCGCCGGCGGGTAGCGCTGGATCACGTGGAGGATCTTCACCCGACCAGCTCCTCGTAAACTGCAACCACGCGGCCGACGACCTTCTCCCAGGTGTAGTCGGCAAGCGCTTTCTCCCGACCCCGCGCCGCAAGGCGCGCCGCCAGCGCCCGGTCCGCGATCAGGGCACGGATGGCCTCGGCGAGCGCCGGCACATCACCGAACTCCACCAGCCGGCCGGTGACGCCGTCCTCGATCACCTCGGCGACGCCGCCGGCGCGCGCGGCGACTGGGGCGATCCCGGCGGTCCATGCTTCAAGGAAAACGATCCCGAATGAGTCGGTCCGCGACGGCATCGCGAACACGTCGGTAGCAGCGAACAGGTCGCGCTTGGCGTCGCCGAGGGTCACGCCGAGCAGCCGGCAGCGGCGCGTCACGGTCTCCGGAAGGGCCGCCCAATAGCGCTCAAAGTCGCCGTAGGTCGGGCCGGCGAGCGCCAGCGTTGCGGTCAGTCCCTGCTCCCACAGCCGGCGCATCGCCTCGACGAGGTGGACCGCGCCTTTGTCTTTGGCGACCGTGCCGAGAAAGGTGACCAGCGGCCCCTCGACCGCGTGCTGGCGCCGGAACCGCTCGCGGTCGCCGCCGAGCACCTCAGCCGGCTCGACGCCGACGCCGCCGCGCCGGATCGCGCGCCGCGGCACCCCGAGCGAGGTCAAGAACTCCCCTTCTAGCGCCGTCTGAACGAAGACCGCGTCGCAGCCGCGCAGCAGCGCAATCTGGTGGGGCAGGGTGTAGTGCCGGCGGACAGCGGCATTGTCCGCTTCGCCGAGGTGAGTGAAGGGCGTCATCACGAACGGGATGCCCCGCCGGCGAGCGAGTGCCTGCGCCCACGCGACGATAGCATCGAACGGAATGTTGCCGGCGTGGATGAGGTCGTAGCGCTCGCGGGTTGTGGCGAGCCGGAGCGCCAGTTCGGGAACGAAGGGCGTCGCCGCTGCCGCTGCCAGCGCGAGGCGCTCCCCGCCGGGCGCGCGGCCGAGCAGGCCGACGAGCCGCCGCAGCGCGGGGTACGTGAGCGGCGACAGCGGCAGGTGGCGCACCGGAAAGCGCGTGACGGTGACGCCGTTCAAGCGCTCCGTTCCCGGCGAGAGGCGTTTGCGGGCTGGTTGCCAGAAATATTCGAGGTCGTAGGCGGTGGTGGTATAGACCGTCACCTCATGTCCGCGGGCTGCCAGCCGCTCGGACAGCTCCTGAAAGTAGCGCTCGGACCCGCCGACGTAGGGCCAATAGCGCTGGATGACATGGAGGATCTTCACTGGCAGCGCGGCCTCATCCCGCGAATTGGGCGATCGCCGCGAGGTACTGTTCGGCGACGGCGTCCGGCGCGAGAGTGACGGCAGCCCAGCGCCGTCCCGCCTCGCCCCGCGCTGCCCGACCGGCCGGGTCGAGCGCCAGCGTCCGCAGCGCGGCGGCGAGCGCCTCTTCGTCCTCGGGCGGCACAAGGGTGACGGCGTCGGGCGGCAGTTCGCGGAACGCGCCGACCGCCGAGGCGACCAGCGGCGTGCCGGCTGCGAGCGCCCGCAGCGCCGCGCCCGAAGTCTCGCCGCGGGTGGGCCAGCGCAGGGCGATCGCAAGATCGACGGCGGCGAGCGCGCGGCCGAAGTCCCGCCAGCTCACCCGGCCGGTCACGAGTGTCCGCTCGCGGACGCCGGGCGCAGCGGCCGCCAGCGCCGGCTCGAGGGCGCCGCCATCCTCCCCCACGATCACCAGCCGCCAGTCGGGCAGCTCCGGCGCGAGGGCGTTCAGCGCCCGGACAGTTGCGTCCAGGTGCTTCTCGGGCGTGACGAGGCCGAAAACGCCGAACAGCAGCGCCTGCACCGGCAGGCCGAGCGCCCTGCGCGCCGCCGCGCGGTCCAGCCGGGTCGGCGGGGCGACGAGATGGGGCACAACCGCGACCTGCGCCTCCGGACGACCCTGACGGACGAGGGCAGCGGCAGCCTCGCTGTGGACGATGACGCCGAGGCTGGCATCGACGACCCGGCCCGTCAGCGGCCACGCTTCGGCGACGACGCCGCGCACGCGATGGAGGGCCCCGCGCGCTGCCCGGCCGCCCGCGACGCCGTGGCTGTAGAGCATCTCGCGGATATAGCCGGCGCCGTCGCCGCGATGTTCGGTGATCGCCGAGATGAAGTGATGGATGACGGGGTCGTGGAGGACGACGACGCCCGGCCAGGCGAGCGCAGCGCGGTAGGCCGGCTCGTGAGCGAGGCTGTTGCCGAGCTGATAGAGCGCAACATCCCAGCTGTTCGCGCCGGCGGGGCCGCGAAACTCGGCAACCGGCTGCCACGGGATAGCCGCGCGGGAAGGCAGGCGCGGGGGATGGGCCGAGTAGAGCGTGAGACGGCAGCGGGCGGCGAGTGCCGGCGCGAGCTCAGCGCTGTAGTCGGCGATGCCGGTCGGCTCGGGGGGGAGGGGCGTCACCATGGCGAGGCGCATCATGCCTCCTCGGCGGGCACGCGGCCGTCAACCGCCGGCGAGGCGTGCCGGCGTG
Protein-coding regions in this window:
- a CDS encoding glycosyltransferase family 4 protein, with protein sequence MKILHVIQRYPPAIGGSELVFQQLSERLAARGHEVTVWTTDALEIERFWSPSAPALPAGEERVNGIPVWRARVRRLGPTAATYHRLRWLAITLAPLPGTLPLLRTIASLTPFVPSLAWRARWERARFDLVHAGCAPYDSLMIWAQRFAARQGIPFLVTPFAHLGRPEDWEIRRHYTLPHQIDLMRRADAVFVQTALEGEALARLGVPRRAIRRGGAGVDPAAVAGGDGAGFRERHGIAGPIVVFLGVALPEKGALDLLAAVRRLRAEGCLVTLVVAGKRTPAFDAALAAGPADGCRVLGPISDAEKRDLLAAGTLLVLPSRTESFGIVYCEAWVAGLPVIGAAAGAPAEVIEDGVTGRLVPFGDVAALAAAIRELLADPDQAQRLAAAGRARALARHTWEAVVDRVEAVYREVAA
- a CDS encoding glycosyltransferase family 4 protein, with amino-acid sequence MKILHVIQRYWPYVGGSERYFQELSERLAARGHEVTVYTTTAYDLEYFWQPARKRLSPGTERLNGVTVTRFPVRHLPLSPLTYPALRRLVGLLGRAPGGERLALAAAAATPFVPELALRLATTRERYDLIHAGNIPFDAIVAWAQALARRRGIPFVMTPFTHLGEADNAAVRRHYTLPHQIALLRGCDAVFVQTALEGEFLTSLGVPRRAIRRGGVGVEPAEVLGGDRERFRRQHAVEGPLVTFLGTVAKDKGAVHLVEAMRRLWEQGLTATLALAGPTYGDFERYWAALPETVTRRCRLLGVTLGDAKRDLFAATDVFAMPSRTDSFGIVFLEAWTAGIAPVAARAGGVAEVIEDGVTGRLVEFGDVPALAEAIRALIADRALAARLAARGREKALADYTWEKVVGRVVAVYEELVG
- a CDS encoding glycosyltransferase family 4 protein, giving the protein MMRLAMVTPLPPEPTGIADYSAELAPALAARCRLTLYSAHPPRLPSRAAIPWQPVAEFRGPAGANSWDVALYQLGNSLAHEPAYRAALAWPGVVVLHDPVIHHFISAITEHRGDGAGYIREMLYSHGVAGGRAARGALHRVRGVVAEAWPLTGRVVDASLGVIVHSEAAAALVRQGRPEAQVAVVPHLVAPPTRLDRAAARRALGLPVQALLFGVFGLVTPEKHLDATVRALNALAPELPDWRLVIVGEDGGALEPALAAAAPGVRERTLVTGRVSWRDFGRALAAVDLAIALRWPTRGETSGAALRALAAGTPLVASAVGAFRELPPDAVTLVPPEDEEALAAALRTLALDPAGRAARGEAGRRWAAVTLAPDAVAEQYLAAIAQFAG